GTCGGCGCCGGGCAGAGCGGAACCCTCCGCCGGGAGGCGCGATGAGCCTCGTCCTCGACGCCGTGTCGAAATCGGTTGCGACGGTGAAGCATCTCGACGCGGTGTCGCTGACACTCAAGCGCGGCAGCCTCAATGTGCTGCTGGGCGCGACGCTGGCCGGCAAGACCAGCCTGTTGCGCGTCATGGCCGGCCTCGACCCGCCAAGCGCGGGCCGCGTCCTGATGGACGGTGTCGATGTCACCGGCGTCCCGGTGCGGCGGCGCAACGTCGCCATGGTCTATCAGCAGTTCATCAACTACCCGACGCTGAGCGTTTTCGAGAACATCGCGTCGCCCTTGCGGGTCCAGGGCGTGGCGGGCGCCGAGGTCGAGGCGCGGGTCGGGACCGCGGCGAAGCTCCTGCGGCTCGAGCCTTATCTCAAGCGCATGCCGCTGGAACTGTCCGGCGGCCAGCAGCAGCGCACCGCCATTGCCCGGGCGCTGATGAAGGGCGCCGACCTGGTCCTGATGGACGAGCCGCTGGCCAATCTCGACTACAAGCTGCGCGAGGAGCTGCGCGAGGAACTGCCGCGCATTTTCGAGGCCTCCGGCGCCATCTTCGTCTATGCCACGACAGAGCCGGCCGAAGCCCTGATGCTCGGCGGCTCGACCGCAACCCTGCACCAGGGCCGGTTGACCCAGTTCGGGCCGACCGGCGAGGTCTATCGGCAGCCGCGCGACCTCACCTC
This portion of the Phreatobacter stygius genome encodes:
- a CDS encoding ABC transporter ATP-binding protein gives rise to the protein MSLVLDAVSKSVATVKHLDAVSLTLKRGSLNVLLGATLAGKTSLLRVMAGLDPPSAGRVLMDGVDVTGVPVRRRNVAMVYQQFINYPTLSVFENIASPLRVQGVAGAEVEARVGTAAKLLRLEPYLKRMPLELSGGQQQRTAIARALMKGADLVLMDEPLANLDYKLREELREELPRIFEASGAIFVYATTEPAEALMLGGSTATLHQGRLTQFGPTGEVYRQPRDLTSAEVFSDPPLNVIDVAKRGPVLDFGPFGAAPAGRFAGVADGAYAMGFRAHQLSLDRLGEGALALPSTVRVSEITGSESFVHLAAGAHLLVALAQGVRNLEPGQAITTWLDPQQAFLFGQDGRLAGGPAAAAAAAAARVGEGAS